The following proteins are encoded in a genomic region of Sorangiineae bacterium MSr12523:
- a CDS encoding chloride channel protein, whose product MSSDPSSATPEELGDFTTTTRVVPLTLLAAAIGVLAAFVARALLAAIAFFTNLFFFQRFSIQSVSPSEHHLGYAVVLVPVVGALIIGLMARYGSEKIRGHGIPEAIEAILLRGSRVQARVALLKPLSSAISIGSGGPFGAEGPIIMTGGAFGSLVAQFFELSSAERKTLLVAGAAAGMSATFDSPLAASFLAVELLLFEWKPRSMIPVSVAAVVAASVRPYLLGTGPLFPIAPTVSATPHPTWALVFACAACGIAAGVMSGLLTKGVYFFEDAFLKLPIHWMWWPAIGGLAIGIGGIFEPRALGVGYETIESLLRGELIGRALLLLMIVKSSIWMISLGSGTSGGVLAPLLIMGASLGGLEAHVLPNMGPGFWPLVSMAAILGGTMRSPFTGIVFALEVTHAWGLIVPLLLAVPMAHAFTVLALKRSILTEKVSRRGFHLSREYETDPLEILFVREVMSIEPDVVARAAAAFDEAGDKPAVAYANEPLRVAVYRMAQTGMTRLPVINGDPRAIVGEITLEDMLKARVRHLEEEQRRERIRHLPAVIPQRFLPRPLRGKPQ is encoded by the coding sequence GTGAGTTCCGATCCATCGTCTGCAACCCCCGAAGAACTCGGGGACTTCACCACCACCACCCGCGTCGTTCCGCTCACCCTTCTCGCGGCGGCCATCGGTGTGCTCGCCGCGTTCGTCGCCCGGGCGTTGCTCGCGGCCATCGCGTTCTTCACGAATCTCTTTTTCTTCCAGCGTTTCAGTATCCAAAGCGTCAGCCCGTCGGAGCATCACCTCGGGTATGCGGTGGTCCTCGTGCCCGTCGTCGGCGCGTTGATCATCGGTCTCATGGCCCGCTATGGGTCGGAGAAGATCCGCGGGCACGGCATTCCCGAGGCCATCGAGGCCATCCTCCTTCGCGGTAGCCGCGTGCAGGCGCGTGTGGCGCTCCTCAAGCCGCTGTCGTCGGCCATCTCGATTGGTTCCGGAGGTCCTTTCGGCGCCGAGGGCCCCATCATCATGACCGGCGGCGCATTCGGATCGCTGGTGGCGCAGTTCTTCGAATTGAGCAGCGCCGAGCGAAAAACGCTGCTCGTCGCCGGTGCCGCCGCCGGCATGAGCGCCACGTTCGACTCGCCGCTGGCGGCGTCGTTCCTCGCGGTCGAGCTGCTCTTGTTCGAGTGGAAGCCCCGCAGCATGATCCCGGTGAGCGTGGCCGCCGTGGTTGCAGCCAGCGTGCGCCCGTACTTGCTCGGCACCGGGCCGCTCTTTCCCATCGCGCCCACCGTATCGGCGACGCCCCACCCCACCTGGGCACTCGTCTTCGCCTGCGCGGCCTGCGGCATCGCCGCGGGAGTCATGTCGGGGCTTCTCACCAAAGGCGTCTACTTCTTCGAAGACGCATTTTTGAAGCTTCCCATTCATTGGATGTGGTGGCCCGCCATCGGCGGGTTGGCCATCGGCATCGGCGGTATTTTCGAACCACGCGCGCTCGGCGTCGGCTACGAGACCATCGAGTCGTTGCTTCGCGGCGAACTCATTGGGCGCGCGCTTCTCTTGCTCATGATCGTCAAGTCGAGCATCTGGATGATCTCACTGGGCTCGGGCACCTCGGGCGGCGTGCTCGCACCGCTGCTCATCATGGGCGCCTCGCTCGGAGGACTCGAAGCGCACGTGCTGCCCAATATGGGCCCGGGTTTCTGGCCGCTGGTGAGCATGGCCGCGATCCTCGGCGGCACCATGCGCTCTCCGTTCACGGGCATCGTCTTCGCGCTGGAAGTGACGCATGCCTGGGGGCTCATCGTGCCCCTTCTTCTGGCGGTGCCGATGGCCCACGCGTTCACCGTGCTGGCCCTCAAGCGCTCCATTTTGACCGAGAAGGTGAGTCGCCGCGGCTTCCACCTCAGTCGCGAATACGAGACGGATCCTCTGGAAATCCTCTTCGTGCGCGAGGTCATGAGCATCGAGCCCGACGTCGTTGCACGCGCTGCCGCCGCCTTCGACGAAGCGGGAGACAAGCCGGCCGTCGCCTATGCGAACGAGCCGCTTCGCGTGGCCGTGTACCGCATGGCGCAAACGGGCATGACGCGCCTCCCCGTCATCAACGGCGATCCGCGCGCCATCGTGGGTGAGATCACCTTGGAGGACATGCTCAAAGCGCGCGTACGCCACCTCGAAGAGGAGCAGCGCCGTGAGCGCATCCGTCACTTGCCCGCGGTAATTCCGCAGCGCTTTTTGCCCCGCCCCCTGCGCGGAAAGCCGCAGTAG
- a CDS encoding MmcQ/YjbR family DNA-binding protein codes for MPSRRKNPTDAVLKELRAFGLTYPGAHTKSPWPGHLDLAVKDKTFAFLSVEGEPFRISCKLPQSHATALLLPFAEPTAYGLGKSGWVSATFAEGEMPPVDLLKEWIDESYRAQAPKKLVASLSEKRKR; via the coding sequence ATGCCGTCGCGCCGCAAGAATCCTACGGATGCCGTTCTCAAAGAGCTGCGCGCGTTCGGCCTGACCTACCCCGGTGCCCACACGAAGAGTCCTTGGCCAGGCCATTTGGATTTGGCGGTGAAGGACAAGACATTCGCCTTCCTCAGCGTGGAAGGGGAGCCTTTTCGCATTTCGTGCAAGCTCCCGCAATCGCACGCCACCGCGTTGCTTTTGCCATTTGCAGAACCGACCGCGTATGGCCTGGGCAAGAGCGGGTGGGTCTCGGCGACCTTTGCCGAAGGCGAAATGCCCCCGGTCGATCTTTTGAAAGAGTGGATCGACGAAAGCTACCGCGCACAGGCGCCCAAAAAACTCGTGGCGAGTTTGTCGGAGAAACGGAAACGATAG
- a CDS encoding SGNH/GDSL hydrolase family protein — translation MAKMAADNVVKVVGTLGALAVASSVLICCANDPPSQEPAAAESRAVAAGVAIMPLGDSITDGAGSSTGSSYRAELWKRMVDLAGYSIDFVGSHRSGQLPDIDNEGHSGWRIDQIAANIDGWLGTYKPQIVLLHIGTNDMNQNYNVATAPDRLSALIDQIANDVPGVTIVVAQIVPALDATINGRIVTFNNAIPGIVQNKVSQGKKVRLVDMYHALGNADLADTLHPNDAGYAKMASLWYSHLERILADGREWPHLVTGLESGQTAPTWFDTVEASANVGGYPCCNLTRMESSPRNELTHGGSSALMYSGSDNSASGPSYSYNRVFDVHIPVSSDTVLSYWVFPQQANGAFVALDFAMTDGSNLRDSGVVDQWGTRVHPQFQGEGGHLAVNQWNLVRANLGRLTGKTIDRIHLGYDQPANTGAFRGYVDDIRISDGAN, via the coding sequence ATGGCCAAAATGGCAGCTGACAACGTTGTCAAAGTCGTAGGCACCCTCGGAGCACTCGCGGTCGCATCATCGGTTCTCATTTGCTGTGCGAACGATCCGCCGTCGCAGGAACCCGCGGCGGCGGAATCCCGCGCCGTGGCGGCGGGGGTGGCCATCATGCCGCTGGGCGACTCCATCACCGACGGGGCGGGCAGCAGCACGGGCTCGAGCTACCGCGCCGAATTGTGGAAGCGAATGGTCGATTTGGCCGGATATTCCATCGACTTCGTGGGCTCGCATCGAAGCGGGCAGCTTCCCGACATCGACAACGAAGGGCATTCCGGTTGGCGCATCGACCAGATTGCCGCCAACATCGACGGCTGGCTCGGGACCTACAAGCCGCAAATCGTGCTTTTGCACATTGGCACGAATGACATGAATCAGAATTACAACGTGGCCACGGCGCCCGATCGATTGAGTGCCCTCATCGATCAAATTGCCAATGACGTTCCGGGTGTCACCATCGTGGTAGCGCAAATCGTACCGGCGTTGGACGCGACCATCAATGGCCGCATCGTGACGTTCAACAATGCGATTCCCGGCATCGTGCAAAACAAAGTATCGCAGGGCAAGAAGGTGCGATTGGTCGACATGTACCACGCCCTGGGCAACGCCGATTTGGCCGATACCCTGCACCCGAACGATGCCGGCTACGCGAAAATGGCCAGCCTCTGGTATTCGCACTTGGAGCGCATTTTGGCGGACGGGCGCGAGTGGCCGCACCTGGTGACCGGTTTGGAATCCGGCCAGACGGCGCCCACGTGGTTCGATACCGTCGAAGCAAGTGCCAACGTAGGCGGATATCCGTGTTGCAACCTGACGCGCATGGAATCCTCCCCGAGAAACGAGTTGACCCACGGCGGCTCCAGCGCGCTGATGTATTCGGGCAGCGACAACAGCGCCTCGGGACCGTCGTATTCGTACAACCGCGTCTTCGACGTGCACATTCCCGTGAGCTCGGACACCGTGCTCTCGTATTGGGTTTTCCCGCAACAAGCCAATGGCGCTTTCGTGGCACTCGACTTCGCGATGACCGATGGCTCCAACCTTCGCGACTCGGGGGTGGTCGACCAATGGGGCACCCGCGTGCATCCGCAGTTTCAAGGGGAAGGTGGCCATCTGGCGGTGAACCAATGGAACCTGGTGCGCGCCAACCTCGGGCGGCTCACCGGCAAGACGATCGACCGCATTCACCTGGGCTACGATCAGCCGGCCAACACCGGAGCTTTCCGAGGGTACGTGGACGATATCCGTATTTCGGATGGTGCGAACTAG